Within Salvia splendens isolate huo1 chromosome 21, SspV2, whole genome shotgun sequence, the genomic segment AATCTTCTGTAGAACCCGGCATGCCCCAAGAAGCTCCTTACTCCCTTCTCATTTGTTGGTGGAGGCAGTTGCTCAATAGCAATGATCTTTGCCCTATTGACCTCCAATCCACCTGCAGAAATTTTATGCCCAAGTACAATTCCATCTCTAacaataaaatgacatttttccCAATTGAGCACAAGGTTAGTCTCCTCACACCGCTGCAGCACTTGAGATAGATTGTCAAGACAATTATCAAAAGAATCACTAAATACAGAAAAGTCATCCATAAACACTTCCATAATATTCTCAATCAAGTCATGGAATATGGacatcatgcatctttggaagGTAGCGGGGGCATTACACAGACCGAAGGACATTCTCCTATAGGCATAGACACCATAGGGGCATACAAAGGCAGACTTGTGTTGGTCCTCGGGAGCTATAAGGATTTGATTGTACCCCGAATACCCATCTAGGAAACAGTAATACTCGTGCCCAGCTAACCTATCTAACATTTGGTCAATAAAGGGAAGtgggaaatggtctttcctaGTAGAAGCATTTAGAGCACGATAGTCGATACATACTCTCCACCCGGTGACCGTCCTAGTGGCTATCATCTCATCATTCTCTCCCCTCACTACAGTCGTACCCCCCTTTTTGGCTACCACTTGAGTGGGgctaacccactcactatcaGAAATGGCATATATAATACCGGCATCTAACAACTTTATCACCTCCTTCTTCACCACCTTTTGCATAATAGGATTAAGTCGCCTTTGGTTTTGGaccttaggcttataactctccTCAAGATGTATCCTATGTATACAAACTGTTGGACTTATTCCCTTCAAGTCCGATATTGACCACCCAATTGCCCCCTTGTATATCCTAAGAATCCTCAATAATTTATCCAATTCGGAGTTTGAGAGGGATGATGATACAATTACCGGAAGGGTGTCATTTTCTCCCAAAAATGCATACTGCAAATGTGGAGGTAGTGGTTTCAACTCCTCTTTCATGTCTCTCTCTTCCTTCttgtcatcttcttcttcttcatccctAAGAGGTAGGAACTGTTGACGGCGTGATCTGGGGATCTCCTTGCCTGAATCTAGAGCACCCACACACTCAATTAATTCAAGGTTAGTATTCAACAACTCAGGAAGATGGGAagaataaattgaattaaaaatactCCCTTCTAGTTGATCTTGTGAAGAGTTGATGTAGGCCATCCTCCTAACACACTCATCCACCACGGTCACTACATTGCAATGCTGCAAACTTCCCCCTGTGTCAGTATCATGCCTCTTCAAGGCTTCATAGATAGAAAAGGTCACACTATCACCATTGAAGCGAAATGTGAGCTCCCCATTATCAACATCGATCAAGGCCTTCCCAGTGGCCAGGAAAGGTCTTCCTAAAATGAGAGGTACAGTTCTATCTTCCTCCAtgtccaatatcacaaaatcaGCTGGGAAAACAAACTCATTCACTCTCACCAATATATCCTCCACAATGCCCATTGGATAGGACACAGATCTATCAGCCATCTGCAGCATGATAGTGGTGGGTTTCAAAGGACCAATCTTCATCTTATTGTACAAGGACAATGGCATGAGGTTGATGCTTGCTCCAAGGTCACATAGAGCATTTCCCACAAAGTAGTCTCCAATCGTGCACTCAATAGTAAAACTCCCTGGATCCTTCATCTTGGCCGGAAGCTTCCTTTGCAGAATTGCACTACAATTTTTCGTCAAATTGATGGTCTCATGTTGTCcccatttcttcttcttggagACCGCATCCTTGAGAAATTTAACATATCCAGGCATTTGCTGAAGTCCTCAATCAGTGGGATATTGATCTGTACTTTCTTGAAGATGTCCCAGAATCTGGAGAACTGTTCATCGTTTTTCTTCTTTTGCAACACTTGAGGAAATGGTACTCTAACCTCTGATGGTTTGACTAGTGTGCCCACCTCGAGTTGAACTGCGGGCGGTGATGTTTTAGGTTCCTCCGCTTCTACTTCTTCTAATAGTACACTCTCGAGCTCAACTGTAGGCTTTGGTGGGGTTTCTGGCATAGAAGGACCCTCATAACTCTTCCCGCTCCTCAAATGAATTGCCTTGCAATCTTTGGGGTTTACTTTTGGTTGTCCTGGGAACTGCCCTGGCGTATGCTGACTGCTCACAGCTTGAGCAATCTGACTCATTTGCGTCTCTAGGCTCTTCATATGCACTGCCATGTTGTTCATATCATTCTCAACCTTCTCTAGCCTTTGATTGGAATGCTCCATGTTCTTGTGTGACTGTGTCATGAATGCATTCAATATGTCCTCTGAACTTTTCTTCTGCGGCTCAGTGATCATTCCTTGAGACACGGTGAACCCCGGTGGTGGCTGAAGGGCATTGTTGGGGTTCCCATACGATAGGTTAGGATGCGCCTTGTTCCCAAAATGGTTATAACCTCCACCCCCTTGATTGGGGCGGGAGTTGTTATAGTATCTATTTCCCCCTTGGTGTATGTAGTTAACATCCTCTACACCCTCTTGCTGCTCCTGCACCGCCGGTCCCATCCCCATGAGATCTATCTTCTTGTGGAGGAGCTCCATCTGTTTATACATGTTGTCCATATGGCTGCTCTCTGCAGCGGAGGCTACCCTGTGTACTCTGCTCCTCTCGTTGTTCCAGCCTTCATCATTAGAGGTCACTCTCTCAATCACCTCCATGGCCTCTGCTTCTCCCTTCTTTAGCAATGACCCCCCTGTGCTCAAGTTCAGTTCGCGATTTGCTTCAGGCAGACACCCCCTATAGAATGCTAGGACTTGATGCGTCGGATTCAGCCCGTGATTGGGGCACCTCTTCATCAGCCTCTTAAATCTTTCCCAAGCTCCTCGGATACTCTCTTGGGGAGTCATCTCAAACGAAATAATCTCAGACTGCCTCTTCAACGCCTCACTCGGTGGGTAGTATTTTTCTAAGAACTTCTCAACCATGGCATCCCACGTGCGAATGGAGTTAGGCTCCATACTGTCCAGCCAATCCTTGGCATCATCCTCCAGAGAAAAAGGGAACACCCTTAATCTGATCTGCTCATCTGTGACTCCATTTATCTTCGTCGTGTTGCAGATCTGGATGAATTTAGTGAGGTGCTTGTTAGGATCCTCTGTGGGTCGGCCTCTAAAAGCATTGTTTTCAGCCATCTGAAGTAGTCCTCTCCGGAGTTCAAATGTGTTGGCATTAACATTGTTGCCAACGAGTGGGTTTGCCACCCCATGATAGGCATACATGTTCTGGACAGGTACCACGTTTTGCCTTTGATTTAACTGTCTTTGCAGGTCTTCGAGTTGTTGTTGAAGCTGAGCATTcgttggaggaggtggtggaacAGCATTCCCCTCTACGTTCTCCGTCAGAATAGGAGAATGTGGCTCAAACTGAATAGGGGAGTGAACTGGTGACGGAGTAGGTGACGGTGATTCTTGAACTGGTGAAGGTGATCGTCTCTGGACCGGAGAAGAGACTCGGATCCTTTGATTTAGCCTTCTCAAAGCGTTTCTCCTTCtgttggatgcttcgatctcaAGATCGATAGGCTCTAAAGGTAGGCCCCTAGAGCGTGTGTGCATACAACCTGAAACAAGAAAACTAAATGTGAgagctaaaaaaaattaaaaaaaaataaaaataaaaattaaagcaataaaGTCTAAACTAGTAATCTCTATCTTCACCACGATATTTAGCTAAATTAACAcaaattgtccccggcaacggcgccaaaaacttgactcaacttattttaacacaagaaaatctcgcaagtgtacggggctagtgtagcacaaagcaagcaagagtatcgtatcctaCAGAGACAAAATgtataaactcaagtaccacggaccgattttaactactatctagacgatTCAAAGGTTTGGTTGATTCttggaaaaacaattaaacataaacaagttAAAAGCACGCAACAAATGATAGGtttcaaataagagaaagaagtaGAGTTTTGGATCCAACTACAACGAACACAATGTGAACAATTCAATAACTTTGATTACCcaattgaagtctctaggattactaggaaagccgctagtctaggctaagccctctctcgagtgcacccaacccgttgattaaccattaatattgaagtctccttctaatacttcacaattaactccttaaaacaaaaggctcaagccctcactctagaattccttctctcgaatgtaaattatctaggtgttgttcattcttttatcaatcctaattaggtatctctcgattacttaAAACTAGGTCAGTAAacccaattggtagctaagcaattgaattgaaaaagctCAAGAATAACACAAAGgaatcacaagagcataggtaatcaaaagtcCTTGAATTAATAAAAAACGTTCATTGTAGTCatcaccaaaactctacaagagatttagctactcatattcaatgCAAATTCACAAGATAAATCCATGAGAAGTGAACTAAACATAAGAAACTAATAAAGATACTCCCAAAGGTGGATTGAGTGGGCaaatcgtcttcgtcttcaacctTGTTGATGAATCGGACTCTTCGTCGCCTCAATCTACTCTCCAATGTGAAAGCTGCTCTTGGGGGCGTGTCTCCTCTTCTGGGCACGAAAACCTAGCTCTCCTTTTATACTCGGGGCGGAAATAATAGCAATTAACtctcgcagaacacatcgcccggccgggcgattttaagtcgcctaaacgcccggtcgggcgatctcTCGATGGCCATGATTCTTTCACATCGCCCGGTCAGGCGATTCTTCCGAGGcagaacgcccggtcgggcaaactcTCTGGATTCGTTCCTTCTTTGCACAAACGCCCGAGCCGGGCGTTTCTCTTGTACATGAACGCCTGGTCTGGCACTTCTTCTGTAATCCAGcttcaagctcgttttcaagtaattttcacctgttttatcCCCAAACACTAGACAAACTCATCAAAACACTTAagtagtggataatggatgcaaactcaagtaatatgctaCAAAACATTGAAGTATTCACcttaaacatccaaaatacttgctaCACTACGAGTTTATCAAtgtaataaaatgcaaactctaaatatcatacaaactccaaactatgatctaaacctagaaaatgtcaacagatgacaaaataacagcaacagaaaatatcaacacagtgtcaacggttgacacCGTATTGACATTGCGTTGAAAtagtgttgacatcaaaatcttgaaattttacactgtgttgatactgtgttgatattgtgttgatacTGTATTgaaaagtttgaagtttgtacaatatatgagtttgcattttatcgcTACCCTGTAATCATATTCTTTTTCGACGCATACTAGTAATATTCTAGATGATCAGAATCGACACTTATTAATCTCTGGTGATGTCTAAGATCTCCATTCACTACCAAAAAACTCGCAACTGAGTGGCGGATAATTCCGTCACTAATCAGCAAAAAATCTCCAATTTACAAGGTTAGTGACAGAttaaatagactagttttattGTTATGGACCGTTCCCTCAAAATTAGATTAagtctaaatatagaaagtttGTAACTAATTACACATTACTAATACTTCATCCGtacccaaagagtatgaacaatgggttcgatacgagttttaataaataaggggaaaataagagagagagagagagagaaatggtagtggaagtaatgttagtggagagtggtgTCCACATAATTGTAGTGATATAAGTTGTTAATTGTAacggtataagttgtaaataaaatgaagcTTATGGGTAATAGGTTGTTTGactttttcaaaattagaaagttcatacttttgagggacggacgaaaaatgaaatagtgcatactctttggggatgaagggagtaatgTGGAGCCCACAtagtatgtagcatatcattcctcatatatatatatatatatatatatatatatatatatatatatatatatatataattagaaCATTTAGTTTATATCTAATTTAGAAAATGTGGGTCAATTTTAGTTCCACGTGTCAAAGAGGTATTGGTGAGACACACCATCTCTTATTGTCACCATGATATGCCTAGAATAGGGATTATTTTCTCATCAAAGAGGTATTGATGGAATATAACACCTCATATTGCTACCATGGTATGCCTAGACCAGGgaatatttattactcccttcgtcccggactactcgcacatttccttttcggcacggagattaaggaatgagtgtatagcaaagtcaacaattgcggctgtaggtgataatttttactaaaaatggaaagagtgcaaataacttgggacgcccagaaagaaaataagtgcaagtagtccgggacggagggagtattaaacaatgtatgtatttattttaattcgtATTAATCTCATTTATTAATACTTGTATTACAATGTTGTCCTTTTGCTATTCTCATTTATCAATAGAATAATCAATTTGGCGTATGCAATTAACTAGTCATAGAAACAGATAGATTGCTTGAAATCATTTCTTGTTATGCAGTTAATATTACTACTAGTTAGATTAATGAAGAGCGAATAAATTGCTCTATATCATTATGCATTTGCATATGATAATAGTCATCACTTAACACATTTCAACACCTTCACACATTTCTTGGTAGAAGAAAGAGATGATCACCATCTCTCACAACGCTCAAGTCTTCGACTTGTGCATTTTCTGCATTTACTACTCTTTCAAGATTCTTGTCACCAAATTTTTCACCTGCatcaaattttatatataacTTTTTAGCCTAATTTAGTTTCATTTAATATCATGGTATGTTATTACATAGGAGTCTAACATTACCTGCTATTTTGAGAAGCTCTTGTAGTGAATTGGGTAGGATTATGAGCTTTCCATGGTGTTTTCGTGCATCCCTATCCTCGTTGAAATTCATGTGAATCGTCACTCTCTTCTCCGACCTCGATTTCCGGCTATTATCATGGTGGTCTATCATGCCTTGATTTTGCACCTCATCATCTTTtggtggatgatgatgatgatgttcatCGCTCCGGttattctctttctctttcttctccACCGAGAGCCTTACCATCTCGAGGTGGCCAGAAGAGTTCTGGTGCGGTCTCGAGTTCACATCCCACCAGTTATTCAGCATTAGACTCGGGTCATATTGGCCCTCAATGTCAACACCTTTCCACTCCTTGAGTTTCTACAAtcaatctcattttttttacaaaatatttcttcaataaaaaaaatattccctcTATCTACATTAGAGTTCTAGTTGTTTCGTcgcaaattttaaaaaaaattactctttAAAGGAAAATGCGTATGAAATGATAGTAGAATGAATGTGTCAAAGTTTAGTATATCAATTTTATAGTAgcaataaaatgtgagtggaacgAGTTAATGAAATGTCTGGAGTCTACTGTCTatatatggtaaaagtgaaccaaaACTCTAATCTAGGACGAAGGAAGTTGTTAATAACACAATAAGTAAGTTACCTTAAACAAATTGTTCATAACAATGTGTTCATCATGAGGATTGGATCGGAGAACGCTGAGAAACGCATTCCTGTTGAGGCGTAGCGTCTGAGAAATCGCAGCCGTCCGAACGCCCAACGGCTGCGGTTTTTCACACAGAACACCCACTTCTCCCACCATCTCTCCCGCGGAGGCCTTCCCAATAATCTGCATTTATGTATGAAATTTTATTCAGCTTCTATTTATCAAAAATTATTATTCAGAAGCACTTACTTGATCACGTCCATTGATCTTCGCCACAAAATCCTGCCACAAAGCAATGGAATACTTTAATCAGTCaatcataaaatatttaatctaGCTACcagtttttatatatatatgatgaaTTAAATTGTAATTACTAATTAGTAATTACCACTGATCCAGAGATGATTACATATACATCAGTTGATGCCTCATTTTGCAAGATGATGTCTTCTCTTGGAGGATACCACTCCGCTTCCACTTCTGCCACCTTCGATTTGATcatcaaaaaattaaattcagaTTTATACTACTCTTTCtctccaccatttaaagaaccattttgccattttgaattaTCCACAatttatagaaccatttactttattccacttttaaatttcactttttacactcacaattcaatataaaactaatacttcatTTGTTCCTTGTTAAttaagacatttcttttcgacacgaagtttaagaatagtgtgttaaataaatggTGAATAAtttaagagagataataaagtaaaagagaggttACTTTTtgcaaaaatagaaatgactcaattatattgaaacttcccaaaatagaaaaatgactcaattaatatGAAACGAAGAAAGTACTATAAATGGGTCTTGAATTCCACTCACTTCTCGTTTTACTTTTtttcacaaagtcaaataattcCTTAAAGCCTGTGCGGAGTCAAAAGGGCTCTTTAAACAATGGACGgaacttaaaaataaaaactatttcCAGTTTGGGTCATCTTTTAGAGACATAAACTttttaaactttctattttaggacatggaccTCACAATCTGCTAGCAATACTTCAAAtacttttctcttattttactttttcaacCGTGCATTAAAACCCATCTTGTTTAAagaagtttctatttttcaaggACGGAGAAAGCAGTACGGGAGAGCGAGAGAGGAAAACACACCAATTGAAGAAGGAAGTCTTGTGATACACCATGGAAGATGGAAGCTTGCCGAACAACAGGGGAGAATAGAAACTGCGCAATGCTGCAACGAATGGCCTTCGGCAGCTCCATCAATGTCTGCTGCTGCTTCACTCCCTCCGTCTTGAATTTCACACACATGTGCGAAAGAATCTGCTCTTTGATATCCGAAGGCAGCTGGTTCCGCTTCACAAACTCCGAAGCCGCCGCAATACTGTCCCTCTGCACCACAAAACAACAACTCATTCACTCGCCCATTCATTCATTCGTCAAGAAGATAGAGAATGCATACGAAGTGCGCAGTGGAGCAGCTCCAATGCAGGACGAGATTCGTCATGTTGCCGATTATATACGAGGTCAGTCCGAGGTTGAAGAGCATGTACACGATGTCGAAAAGCATCTCCCTCGGATTCTCCGCGTGCAGGTCGCCATAACCCGTCGTCGTCAACGTCACAATCGACCAATACAATGCCGCCACGTACTTGTCCCAAATCCCCATCTCCTTGAAATCCGGATACACGGCCCCGATCCACGTCCGCCTCGGGTCCGAGTATCGGTCCGCGATCATGTAGTTGAAGCACCCCGCGCAATGTACCGCGAAAAGCGTCACCTATTtccaaaccaaaaaaaaaaaaaattagctaTTGTAACTGTCAGGGGTGCAGACCACATCTCACATCGGAGAATTAGTAAAGTTGGAAAGATATTATAAGTAGATAGGTTGAAGGCTTACAGCGACGAGTTTGGTGCATCTAGTCCAGAAGTAGTTGAACCGGATGTCCTTCTCTAGCCTCGCGAACAGGGAGCTAACGCGTCTGAGGCGCCATAGGCGAAGCATGGCGAGCAAGTTGAATCCCAATCCGCCGCTGCTGTATGTGAAGCATATTGCAAGAAATTGGAATGGAATAGTTGAGCAGACATCAAAGAGGAACCATGATGTTAGATACCTGCAAATAACCAACCTCATATTAAAGATTTTCACTAAAAGAAATGTGTTGGTTGGGTTTTGCAATTTACCTCACTGCGATTCTCTTTGGATCGTCTACTATAACGTAGGATTTGGGGTCGAGGTAGGCGAGGAAGAAGGTGAGGACGATGTCTACAGCGAAGAAGCCATTGATGATGTTGTCCACTACAAAGAGGGTGTCTTGCTTGTAGGCAAGGAATGCGAATTGGAAAGGCGAAATCCAGGCTGAGTAGAcgacgaggaggatgaggaACGTCTCCCAAATCCTGCAAGAAATGGTGGATTGAGACAAGATTAGAGGCATCTTTGTTTTTttgggagagagagggagagatgtGATCACCTATAGCATGGATTGTAAGGTGAGATGATGTGGTTCCGTGGCGTCTTGGCGCGGGTGGTGGTCGATGGAGGGAGATCGGTGGCGTTGTCGATGTGAAAATGGTGGTTGGAGAGGTTTTTACCAAGGACGGTTTTTAGACATGAAAGAGACATTTGTGGTTGTGGCGTTGAGAGATCAAAGGTTAGTTAGTGAAGTGGAGTGAGGTTTTTGTTAGTATGTAGTAAGTGTAGGACTGAGAAGTTTATATACAATGAGGTGGTTGGATTGAGGTTGTTTATACTCACTTGTAATTTCCATTTATGAGAACTTTGCATTGATAGATGGATGGGACTGTAGGACTAAGAAGAAACGACAGTTGGCCTAGTGATAGAGTGGTTAATTCTGAAAAGTCAAGGGTCTCAGGTTCGAGTCAACTGCGATACAGTCTTTAAAATTTCTATTCGTTTGCctataaaaagaaaaggaacGAGCAGCGTGGGACGGATGGATGGTAGATGTTGAATTatgtttcaaatttttaatttggcATCTTATATTGCATTTATGAAATGCGAGATTGCCAATGGTGTATTGATATATGGTGGGGTGCAATGGTTTATTTCAATATCTATATTTAGGGGAACAAGAGTGGAAGGAGGGCTGGTTTGGAGAGTACTTGTATTGAATGGCACATGGCTGAGGATAAATGCTTTCTAATCTAGCTAAGCACCAATGAAGATTAAATTTCATAGATTTGAAAAAGTAgacataatttttatttgaagaTACAAAGCCATCAAATTTGAGCCGTAAATCTCTATGTTACTATTAGATAGGAGCTCGCACCACCGTTGTTTAGTGATAATTGTAGTATAACTTTAATTAAAACATTAACCACAccattataaatttaattagtagTAATAGTTTGAAGTCCAGCTAGCAATCGCTGTCTTGCGCGTAATATTTTCACCATATATATATCATAGTAAATTATAAGTTGAGATACAACAAAACTACATGGACTTGAATCACTCCCAAGAATAATTAAACATGTGAGAGAAATGAAATAATGCTTATATATAGGCAATAAAATCCTATTACtaattgaaaatgaaaagatAAATTCAGTCCCTCGTAGGGATAGAACTATATTCAAATCACCAAATTATTTTTGATACTTTGAAAATGTAATATTAGTTGaagttggggctaaaactttgaTTAAATGTGTTTCTTCTCTTTGTTTTATCTCTTTTTGTTGTAAAAGGACAAAAAGTCGAAGGTTGTCCTGTATATGTTGTATGTATGTAGACAATCAGAACCATATATGTTAGAAAGGGATTTCGGCCATGTATCTCTCCATCTCTTATATGTGTGGACCGACCATATATTATACTATGTGATTATCGAGTTCTCACATTCATATATTGTATGAAGTTGTGATATCTTCCCACAAAGTCGTGGCACTCAATTTTGTCATGTGCTTCTTTTGTTCCTTTCTTTAATTTGTT encodes:
- the LOC121784138 gene encoding uncharacterized protein LOC121784138, coding for MHTRSRGLPLEPIDLEIEASNRRRNALRRLNQRIRVSSPVQRRSPSPVQESPSPTPSPVHSPIQFEPHSPILTENVEGNAVPPPPPTNAQLQQQLEDLQRQLNQRQNVVPVQNMYAYHGVANPLVGNNVNANTFELRRGLLQMAENNAFRGRPTEDPNKHLTKFIQICNTTKINGVTDEQIRLRVFPFSLEDDAKDWLDSMEPNSIRTWDAMVEKFLEKYYPPSEALKRQSEIISFEMTPQESIRGAWERFKRLMKRCPNHGLNPTHQVLAFYRGCLPEANRELNLSTGGSLLKKGEAEAMEVIERVTSNDEGWNNERSRVHRVASAAESSHMDNMYKQMELLHKKIDLMGMGPAVQEQQEGVEDVNYIHQGGNRYYNNSRPNQGGGGYNHFGNKAHPNLSYGNPNNALQPPPGFTVSQGMITEPQKKSSEDILNAFMTQSHKNMEHSNQRLEKVENDMNNMAVHMKSLETQMSQIAQAVSSQHTPGQFPGQPKVNPKDCKAIHLRSGKSYEGPSMPETPPKPTVELESVLLEEVEAEEPKTSPPAVQLEVGTLVKPSEVRVPFPQVLQKKKNDEQFSRFWDIFKKVQINIPLIEDFSKCLDMLNFSRMRSPRRRNGDNMRPSI
- the LOC121785439 gene encoding potassium channel KAT3-like is translated as MSLSCLKTVLGKNLSNHHFHIDNATDLPPSTTTRAKTPRNHIISPYNPCYRIWETFLILLVVYSAWISPFQFAFLAYKQDTLFVVDNIINGFFAVDIVLTFFLAYLDPKSYVIVDDPKRIAVRYLTSWFLFDVCSTIPFQFLAICFTYSSGGLGFNLLAMLRLWRLRRVSSLFARLEKDIRFNYFWTRCTKLVAVTLFAVHCAGCFNYMIADRYSDPRRTWIGAVYPDFKEMGIWDKYVAALYWSIVTLTTTGYGDLHAENPREMLFDIVYMLFNLGLTSYIIGNMTNLVLHWSCSTAHFRDSIAAASEFVKRNQLPSDIKEQILSHMCVKFKTEGVKQQQTLMELPKAIRCSIAQFLFSPVVRQASIFHGVSQDFLLQLVAEVEAEWYPPREDIILQNEASTDVYVIISGSVDFVAKINGRDQIIGKASAGEMVGEVGVLCEKPQPLGVRTAAISQTLRLNRNAFLSVLRSNPHDEHIVMNNLFKKLKEWKGVDIEGQYDPSLMLNNWWDVNSRPHQNSSGHLEMVRLSVEKKEKENNRSDEHHHHHPPKDDEVQNQGMIDHHDNSRKSRSEKRVTIHMNFNEDRDARKHHGKLIILPNSLQELLKIAGEKFGDKNLERVVNAENAQVEDLSVVRDGDHLFLLPRNV